The Corallococcus caeni genome includes a region encoding these proteins:
- a CDS encoding amino acid kinase family protein has protein sequence MTAPVSITRYAPFLLDTAQGLASVATHLSRRDAGSTRAAIVSSPPWLATGLESALSIALKGNSTLARQELDGLLARGLLMLEEAERRLGAPPGSTSVEADGARTLASLLEPARRALDGASLVRERRPALEDVVRGTGERLTAALLARLLGSRGVPSLEVDAADWTVTEGEPGQARVNREHTRDRVATLRPSWEGRLTLHAGGRGVALDGRSTTLGVEGADETAAVLSVLLGTPLTLWTDVPGVMTADPLHVADARPVPHLSYTEALELVYLGLPTLHPRALSTLRDADIPLRVRHLQQPEEPGTLIDVRGAGNGSVPTCVVSLEDLALLGLEGGTEEAARPVGPRALQALEAAGINAWMAAQSSPGRSVAVVLRRAHAARAEEVLRRELAPELERGALQPPQVRAPVTQVALVAEAMGQGANVAGRLFQPLGALGINVRAIAQTASARSISFIVDGAETALTVRTVHAAFHFAHEEVSLLVLGHGVVGSQLLEQLRTLQQTLAQEHGIQLNLVGLADSRRVLFSPEGIPLNQWRERIGSVPEGTSPPVVRALLEPLRRLPVPVLVDCTAAEGMEALYLEAFRNGIHVVAANKKPLTQPREVWERLRSTAHLNHRAYHYETTVGAGLPVIQTLKDLVRTGDRVHGVEGSFSGTLGYLSQQLMDGVPLSKAVRTAREKGFTEPHPREDLAGTDAARKALILAREQGLDLSLEDVEVEPFVPREYLEEPDVERFLTGLEKLDRTFTSRVEGLRAEGKVLRYLARIDPSAKDVPVLRVGPVAVPKEHPATRLRGSEAFVAFSTERYADYPLLVQGAGAGGPVTAAGVLADILKIAQNLRGR, from the coding sequence ATGACCGCCCCTGTGAGCATCACCCGTTACGCCCCCTTCCTGCTCGACACCGCCCAGGGACTCGCGTCCGTGGCCACGCACCTGTCGCGCCGCGACGCGGGCAGCACGCGCGCCGCCATCGTGTCGTCACCGCCGTGGCTCGCGACGGGGCTGGAGTCCGCGCTGTCCATCGCGTTGAAGGGCAACTCCACGCTGGCCCGGCAGGAGCTGGACGGGCTGCTCGCGCGGGGCCTGTTGATGCTGGAGGAGGCCGAGCGCCGGCTGGGCGCGCCCCCGGGCTCCACGTCGGTGGAGGCGGACGGCGCGCGCACGCTGGCGTCGCTGCTGGAGCCCGCTCGCCGCGCGCTGGATGGCGCCAGCCTCGTGCGTGAGCGGCGGCCCGCGCTGGAGGACGTGGTGCGCGGCACCGGCGAGCGGCTGACGGCGGCGCTGCTCGCGCGGCTCCTGGGTTCGCGTGGCGTGCCGTCGCTGGAGGTGGACGCGGCGGACTGGACGGTGACGGAGGGCGAGCCCGGTCAGGCGCGCGTGAACCGCGAGCACACCCGCGACCGGGTGGCGACGCTGAGGCCTTCGTGGGAGGGGCGGCTGACGCTGCACGCGGGCGGCCGGGGCGTGGCGCTGGATGGGCGCTCCACGACGCTGGGCGTGGAGGGCGCGGACGAGACGGCGGCGGTGTTGTCCGTGTTGCTGGGCACGCCGTTGACGCTGTGGACGGACGTTCCCGGGGTGATGACGGCGGATCCGCTGCACGTGGCGGATGCGCGGCCGGTGCCGCACCTGAGCTACACGGAGGCCCTGGAGCTGGTGTACCTGGGCCTGCCCACGCTGCACCCGCGCGCGCTGTCCACGCTGCGCGACGCGGACATCCCGCTGCGCGTGCGCCACCTGCAACAGCCGGAGGAACCCGGCACGCTCATCGACGTGCGCGGCGCGGGCAACGGCAGCGTGCCCACGTGCGTGGTGTCGCTGGAGGACCTGGCGCTGCTGGGGCTGGAGGGCGGCACGGAGGAAGCGGCGCGGCCGGTGGGGCCTCGCGCGTTGCAGGCGCTGGAGGCCGCGGGCATCAACGCGTGGATGGCGGCGCAGTCGTCACCGGGACGGTCGGTGGCGGTGGTGCTGCGCCGGGCGCACGCGGCCCGAGCGGAGGAGGTGTTGCGGCGCGAGCTGGCCCCGGAGCTGGAGCGCGGCGCGTTGCAGCCGCCCCAGGTGCGCGCCCCCGTGACGCAGGTGGCGCTGGTGGCGGAGGCCATGGGCCAGGGCGCCAACGTGGCGGGACGGCTGTTCCAGCCGCTGGGCGCGCTGGGCATCAACGTGCGCGCCATCGCGCAGACCGCGAGCGCGCGCTCCATCTCCTTCATCGTGGACGGGGCGGAGACGGCGCTGACGGTGCGCACGGTGCACGCGGCCTTCCACTTCGCGCATGAAGAGGTGAGCCTGCTGGTGCTGGGGCACGGCGTGGTGGGCAGCCAGCTGCTGGAGCAACTGCGCACGCTGCAGCAGACGCTGGCGCAGGAGCACGGCATCCAGCTCAACCTGGTGGGGCTCGCGGACAGCCGGCGGGTGCTCTTCTCGCCGGAGGGCATCCCGCTGAACCAGTGGCGCGAGCGCATCGGGTCCGTGCCCGAGGGCACGTCACCGCCCGTGGTGCGCGCGCTGCTGGAGCCGCTGCGCCGGCTGCCGGTGCCGGTGCTGGTGGACTGCACCGCGGCGGAGGGCATGGAGGCGCTGTACCTGGAGGCCTTCCGCAATGGCATCCACGTGGTGGCGGCGAACAAGAAGCCGCTGACGCAGCCGCGTGAAGTCTGGGAGCGGCTGCGGAGCACGGCGCACCTGAACCACCGCGCGTACCACTACGAGACGACGGTGGGCGCGGGGCTCCCGGTCATCCAGACGCTGAAGGACCTGGTGCGCACGGGGGACCGGGTGCACGGGGTGGAGGGTTCGTTCTCCGGGACGCTCGGGTACCTGAGCCAGCAACTGATGGACGGCGTGCCGCTGTCGAAGGCCGTGCGCACGGCGCGCGAGAAGGGCTTCACGGAGCCGCATCCGCGCGAGGACCTGGCGGGCACGGACGCGGCTCGCAAGGCGCTCATCCTCGCGCGTGAGCAGGGATTGGACCTGTCCCTGGAGGACGTGGAGGTGGAGCCGTTCGTCCCGCGCGAGTACCTGGAGGAGCCGGACGTGGAGCGCTTCCTCACAGGGCTGGAGAAGCTGGACCGGACGTTCACCTCGCGCGTCGAGGGCCTGCGCGCGGAGGGCAAGGTGCTGCGCTATCTGGCGCGCATCGACCCTTCCGCGAAGGACGTGCCGGTGCTGCGCGTGGGCCCGGTGGCCGTGCCGAAGGAGCACCCGGCGACGCGGCTGCGCGGCTCGGAGGCGTTCGTGGCCTTCTCCACGGAGCGCTACGCGGACTACCCGCTGCTGGTGCAGGGCGCGGGAGCGGGTGGCCCTGTCACCGCGGCGGGCGTCCTCGCGGACATCCTGAAGATCGCCCAGAACCTGCGGGGGCGGTGA
- the tatB gene encoding Sec-independent protein translocase protein TatB produces the protein MFNIGAGEMVFILVAALIVLGPQRLPELARAIGKFMREFRRQTDDVRNVVEREFYAMDEDFNREPPPRPGTRVPSPPPELAPSMLPDASPPNVLAEPAPALTATLDPASVPAPAEAAVDPAAPGAEPKADAAVAPAQDENGLPQLAPIPGTVARNAPKRS, from the coding sequence ATGTTCAACATCGGCGCAGGCGAAATGGTGTTCATCCTGGTGGCCGCGCTGATCGTGCTCGGCCCCCAGCGGCTGCCTGAGCTGGCGCGGGCCATCGGCAAGTTCATGCGCGAGTTCCGCCGGCAGACGGACGACGTGCGCAACGTGGTGGAGCGCGAGTTCTACGCCATGGACGAGGACTTCAACCGCGAGCCCCCGCCGCGTCCGGGCACGCGCGTGCCGTCCCCGCCGCCGGAGCTGGCCCCCTCCATGCTGCCGGACGCGTCCCCGCCCAACGTGCTGGCGGAGCCCGCGCCCGCGCTCACCGCGACGCTGGACCCCGCGAGCGTGCCCGCGCCCGCGGAGGCCGCCGTGGACCCAGCCGCGCCCGGCGCCGAGCCCAAGGCCGACGCCGCGGTGGCGCCGGCGCAGGACGAGAACGGCCTTCCGCAACTCGCCCCCATCCCGGGCACGGTGGCGCGCAACGCGCCGAAACGGAGCTGA
- a CDS encoding NAD(P)H-dependent oxidoreductase, protein MNVLIVYAHPEPRSLNGALKDLAVRHLSARGHEVQVSDLYAMDWKAIADGADFLTANAGERLFYERASKAAFANGTQTADITAEQQKLLWADAVILQFPLWWFSMPAILKGWVDRVFALGFAYGVGVHEGDRWGDRYGEGTLMGRRAMLSITIGGRAPHYFDRGVNGALEDLLFPIEHGVLFYPGMDVLPAFVTYQSDRMREEQWPSVAEAFQARLDGLFTDAPIPFRRQNGGHYDTQQVLKSGLGDGASGTRIHRLREGEPEQRPLTPRSGTPA, encoded by the coding sequence ATGAACGTCCTCATCGTCTACGCCCATCCCGAACCCCGCTCGCTCAATGGCGCGCTGAAGGACCTGGCCGTGCGCCACCTGTCCGCCCGGGGCCATGAAGTCCAGGTGTCGGACCTCTACGCCATGGACTGGAAGGCCATCGCGGATGGAGCGGACTTCCTCACCGCCAACGCCGGAGAGCGGCTCTTCTACGAGCGCGCGTCGAAGGCCGCCTTCGCCAACGGCACCCAGACCGCGGACATCACCGCTGAGCAGCAGAAGCTGCTCTGGGCCGACGCCGTCATCCTCCAGTTCCCGCTGTGGTGGTTCTCCATGCCGGCCATCCTCAAGGGCTGGGTGGACCGGGTCTTCGCCCTGGGCTTCGCCTACGGCGTGGGCGTGCATGAGGGCGACCGCTGGGGAGACCGCTACGGCGAGGGCACGCTGATGGGCCGCCGCGCCATGCTCTCCATCACCATTGGCGGACGCGCACCGCACTACTTCGACCGGGGCGTCAACGGAGCCCTGGAGGACCTCCTCTTCCCCATCGAGCACGGGGTGCTCTTCTATCCGGGGATGGACGTCCTGCCAGCGTTCGTGACCTACCAGTCCGACCGCATGAGGGAGGAGCAGTGGCCGTCCGTGGCGGAGGCGTTCCAGGCGCGGCTGGACGGCCTGTTCACTGACGCTCCCATCCCGTTCCGCAGGCAGAACGGCGGGCACTACGACACGCAGCAGGTGCTGAAGTCCGGCCTGGGCGACGGCGCTTCCGGCACCCGCATCCACCGGTTGCGGGAGGGCGAACCCGAGCAGCGGCCGCTCACCCCGCGGAGCGGTACCCCGGCATGA
- a CDS encoding winged helix-turn-helix transcriptional regulator, producing MSRKRDDDSNTNCAVEASLGVIGGRWKGVVLYWLLKGTHRFGELRKRLPNCSQRMLTLQLRELEEDGLVKRTVYAQVPPRVEYELTAFGRSLEPVLIGLRDWGEKYKRRLQRTG from the coding sequence ATGAGCCGCAAGCGCGACGACGACTCGAACACGAACTGCGCGGTGGAGGCGTCCCTCGGCGTCATCGGCGGACGGTGGAAGGGCGTGGTGTTGTACTGGTTGCTGAAGGGCACGCACCGCTTCGGTGAGCTGCGCAAGCGGCTGCCCAACTGCAGCCAGCGCATGCTGACATTGCAGCTGCGCGAGCTTGAGGAGGACGGGCTGGTGAAGCGCACGGTCTACGCGCAGGTGCCGCCGCGCGTGGAGTACGAGCTCACCGCCTTCGGCCGTTCCCTGGAGCCGGTGCTCATCGGGCTGCGGGACTGGGGTGAGAAGTACAAGCGCCGGTTGCAGCGCACGGGGTGA
- a CDS encoding MFS transporter, producing the protein MPESSESASPRSVSERAVVLLIGAVQFVNILDFVMVMPLGPDFAKGLGIESSHIGTIGGSYTAAASVAGLLGGYFLDRFDRRKALAVCMLGLVAATAAGGLALGLSTLLLARVCAGLFGGPATALSLSIIADLIPVERRGRALGAVMASFSVASVLGVPLALKVAELGTWRTPFFVVAALGLVVVVAALWLLPPVRGHLKPGGSASRGVGVAELLGRTDVQLSYLMTALVMMSGFIVIPNISAYLQQNLGYPRDHLWIIYFAGGIVSFVTLRLTGPLVDRFGSFRVGTVGVVLAAVATYVGFVHYPAWLPIPALFMVFMLAMGVRNVAYNTLTSRVPDNPVRARFMSLQSATQHMASALGAFLSSRLLVDLPDGTLGGMDTIAWVSIGLSVGVPVMLWVVEGRVRSREQARALAVPPAQGMAAPLSPQANPHA; encoded by the coding sequence ATGCCCGAGTCGTCCGAGTCCGCCTCTCCCCGTTCCGTCTCCGAGCGCGCCGTGGTGCTGCTCATCGGCGCGGTGCAGTTCGTCAACATCCTCGACTTCGTGATGGTGATGCCGCTGGGCCCGGACTTCGCGAAGGGGCTGGGCATCGAGTCGTCGCACATCGGCACCATCGGCGGCAGCTACACCGCCGCCGCGAGCGTGGCGGGGCTCCTGGGAGGCTACTTCCTGGACCGCTTCGACCGGCGCAAGGCGCTGGCCGTGTGCATGCTGGGGCTCGTCGCGGCCACCGCGGCGGGGGGGCTGGCGCTGGGGCTGTCCACGCTGCTGCTGGCGCGCGTGTGCGCGGGCCTCTTCGGCGGGCCGGCGACGGCGCTGTCGCTGTCCATCATCGCGGACCTCATCCCGGTGGAGCGCCGGGGCCGGGCGCTGGGCGCGGTGATGGCGTCCTTCTCCGTGGCCTCCGTGCTGGGCGTGCCCCTGGCCCTGAAGGTGGCGGAGCTGGGCACCTGGCGGACGCCCTTCTTCGTGGTGGCGGCGCTGGGCCTGGTGGTGGTGGTGGCCGCGCTGTGGCTGCTGCCGCCGGTGCGCGGACACCTGAAGCCCGGGGGCAGCGCGTCCCGGGGCGTGGGCGTCGCGGAGCTGCTCGGCCGCACCGACGTGCAGCTGTCCTACCTGATGACGGCGCTCGTGATGATGAGCGGCTTCATCGTCATCCCCAACATCTCCGCGTACCTCCAGCAGAACCTGGGCTACCCGCGCGACCACCTGTGGATCATCTACTTCGCGGGCGGCATCGTGAGCTTCGTCACGCTGCGGCTGACGGGGCCGCTGGTGGACCGCTTCGGCTCCTTCCGCGTGGGCACGGTGGGCGTGGTGCTGGCGGCCGTCGCCACGTACGTGGGCTTCGTGCACTACCCCGCGTGGCTGCCCATCCCCGCGCTGTTCATGGTCTTCATGCTGGCCATGGGCGTGCGCAACGTGGCGTACAACACGCTCACCTCGCGCGTGCCGGACAACCCGGTGCGCGCCCGCTTCATGTCGCTGCAGTCCGCCACCCAGCACATGGCCTCCGCGCTGGGGGCCTTCCTGTCGTCGCGCCTGCTGGTGGACCTGCCGGACGGGACGCTCGGCGGCATGGACACCATCGCCTGGGTGTCCATCGGGTTGTCGGTGGGCGTGCCCGTCATGCTGTGGGTGGTGGAGGGCCGGGTGCGCTCGCGCGAGCAGGCCCGGGCCCTGGCGGTGCCTCCGGCCCAGGGGATGGCGGCGCCGCTGTCTCCGCAGGCCAATCCCCACGCCTGA
- a CDS encoding potassium channel family protein — translation MKSPAARLMVDLRYLRALSRRFRSTLLLAAVIFGLGPLLYHWRYVGPGGDGISYGEALHHVYFLLFGQPSLPYVSDWLVETLNILIPPVSIALVVDGVVRFAYLFFARHKNDKEWVSVVSETMKGHVVVCGAGRVGYRVVTQLREMGKDVVVVEKREDATFVSALRDENVPLLIDDTRSPLCLPRTHVKKASAIVCATDDDLANLNIALDARRLNPGIRVVIRLFDDDLGAKVRDTFKAEALSSSSLAAPAMALAALDPRLIHSFRIGKHLMVVSLFVVRDGLPGMNVSQVRDRFGGLALSLIRGDTETLHPTGDVVLQAGDQVTVQASYPEYCALRAFTGESDAPAYADHDNFLMPGYRSAG, via the coding sequence ATGAAGAGCCCCGCCGCGCGCCTGATGGTGGACCTGCGGTACCTGCGCGCGCTGTCGCGGAGGTTCCGCAGCACGCTGCTGCTGGCGGCGGTCATCTTCGGGCTGGGGCCGCTCCTGTACCACTGGCGCTACGTGGGGCCGGGCGGGGACGGCATCTCCTACGGAGAGGCGCTGCACCACGTCTACTTCCTGCTCTTCGGGCAGCCGTCGCTGCCGTACGTGAGCGACTGGCTGGTGGAGACGCTCAACATCCTCATCCCGCCGGTCAGCATCGCGCTGGTGGTGGATGGCGTGGTGCGCTTCGCGTACCTCTTCTTCGCGCGGCACAAGAACGACAAGGAGTGGGTCTCCGTGGTGTCCGAAACGATGAAGGGCCACGTCGTGGTGTGCGGCGCGGGACGCGTGGGCTACCGCGTGGTGACGCAGCTGCGGGAGATGGGCAAGGACGTCGTCGTGGTGGAGAAGCGCGAGGACGCGACGTTCGTGTCCGCGCTGCGCGACGAGAACGTGCCCCTGCTCATCGACGACACGCGCAGCCCGCTGTGCCTGCCGCGCACGCACGTGAAGAAGGCGTCCGCCATCGTCTGCGCCACGGACGACGACCTGGCGAACCTGAACATCGCGCTGGACGCGCGGCGGCTCAACCCCGGCATTCGCGTGGTCATCCGCCTGTTCGACGACGACCTGGGCGCGAAGGTGCGCGACACGTTCAAGGCGGAGGCCCTGTCCAGCTCCTCGCTGGCCGCGCCCGCCATGGCGCTGGCCGCGTTGGACCCGCGGCTCATCCATTCGTTCCGCATCGGCAAGCACCTGATGGTGGTGTCGCTGTTCGTGGTGCGGGACGGCCTGCCGGGGATGAACGTGTCCCAGGTGCGAGACCGCTTCGGCGGGCTGGCGCTGTCGCTCATCCGGGGCGACACGGAGACGCTGCACCCCACCGGGGACGTGGTGCTCCAGGCGGGAGACCAGGTCACCGTCCAGGCGTCCTATCCGGAGTACTGCGCCCTGCGCGCCTTCACCGGCGAGTCGGACGCGCCGGCGTACGCGGACCACGACAACTTCCTCATGCCGGGGTACCGCTCCGCGGGGTGA
- a CDS encoding methyl-accepting chemotaxis protein — protein MPRRLKKPGLRGILLGSFGLALAVILGALFFVVPLQVANHLRERMALHAQAKAREVKVLVERQAATQPVPSLEGLYPLDDDFSVVAVVDAQGVPRATFPAPPPEWFRTGLEKRLSVRPLPPLDKTELSDTAWAVSEPVTLAGGVPGEVMVVVNDSQLNGVLTALRHTVLLAFAVGLVLFLLTAFLISRAFILHPLDAMMSMARKLAEADLTGRAEVRNSKDELGQLAEALNRMAQSWRDTLGRVRGVSDVVAGVIEQIHRTGTTVSSGAGTVQSRVEETSSSMVEMMASLRGIAENVEVLYQSAEESSSSIMEMAATNDEVAENVQAMAASVEETTSAIEQMTYSIKEVAKNIEDLSASTEDTSSAISQMDAAIGQVDANANETARLSEQVFEDAQTGVEALRKTLSGIDRIKDTSRTAAGVIDSLGRRISEIGNILNVIDDVAEQTNLLALNAAIIAAQAGEHGKGFAVVAEEIKDLAERTGASTKEIAELIRGVQEESRNAVVVMNQGVKSVEEGVQLGREAEGALRKINDSTQKSTQMVKAIARATVEQARGSKQVTAAIHRISATVSMISQASNEQARGGEQIMKSAERMKTLTQHVQRSSQEQAHGSKQITRSIESINEMVTHLNRAQKEQTKGSEQVLKAVETIKGVSEHQTRSVRQLEEAIDNLTRQAEILRAEVRRFRV, from the coding sequence TTGCCACGTCGCCTCAAGAAACCCGGTCTCCGGGGCATCCTCCTGGGTTCGTTCGGCCTCGCGCTGGCCGTCATCCTGGGAGCGCTCTTCTTCGTCGTTCCCCTCCAGGTGGCCAACCACCTGAGGGAGCGCATGGCGCTGCACGCTCAGGCCAAGGCCCGGGAGGTGAAGGTCCTGGTCGAAAGACAGGCGGCCACCCAACCGGTCCCCAGCCTGGAGGGGCTCTACCCGCTGGACGACGACTTCAGCGTCGTCGCGGTGGTGGACGCCCAGGGCGTGCCTCGCGCCACGTTCCCTGCGCCGCCGCCGGAATGGTTCAGGACGGGCCTGGAGAAGCGCCTCTCCGTCCGCCCCCTCCCGCCGCTGGACAAGACGGAGTTGTCCGATACCGCCTGGGCGGTGTCCGAACCCGTGACGCTCGCGGGCGGCGTGCCCGGCGAGGTCATGGTGGTGGTGAACGACTCCCAGCTGAACGGGGTGCTCACGGCCCTGCGCCACACGGTGCTGCTGGCCTTCGCCGTGGGCCTGGTGCTGTTCCTGCTGACGGCGTTCCTCATCTCGCGCGCGTTCATCCTCCACCCGCTGGACGCGATGATGTCCATGGCGCGCAAGCTGGCGGAGGCCGACCTCACCGGCCGCGCGGAGGTGCGCAACAGCAAGGACGAGCTGGGCCAGCTGGCCGAAGCCCTCAACCGCATGGCCCAGTCCTGGCGCGACACGCTGGGCCGCGTGCGCGGCGTGTCCGACGTGGTGGCCGGCGTCATCGAGCAGATCCACCGCACCGGCACCACCGTGTCCTCCGGCGCGGGCACCGTGCAGTCGCGCGTGGAGGAGACGTCCTCCTCCATGGTGGAGATGATGGCCTCCTTGCGCGGCATCGCGGAGAACGTGGAGGTCCTCTACCAGAGCGCTGAGGAGAGCAGCTCCTCCATCATGGAGATGGCCGCCACCAACGACGAGGTGGCGGAGAACGTCCAGGCCATGGCCGCCAGCGTGGAGGAGACCACCAGCGCCATCGAGCAGATGACGTACTCCATCAAGGAGGTGGCCAAGAACATCGAGGACCTCTCCGCGTCCACGGAGGACACCTCCTCCGCCATCAGCCAGATGGACGCCGCCATCGGCCAGGTCGACGCCAACGCCAATGAAACGGCGCGCCTGTCCGAGCAGGTCTTCGAGGACGCGCAGACGGGCGTGGAGGCCCTGCGCAAGACCCTCTCCGGCATCGACCGCATCAAGGACACCAGCCGCACCGCCGCGGGCGTCATCGACAGCCTGGGCCGGCGCATCAGCGAGATTGGCAACATCCTCAACGTCATCGACGACGTGGCGGAGCAGACGAACCTGCTGGCCCTCAACGCCGCCATCATCGCCGCGCAGGCGGGGGAGCACGGCAAGGGCTTCGCGGTGGTGGCGGAGGAGATCAAGGACCTGGCCGAGCGCACCGGCGCGTCCACCAAGGAGATCGCCGAGCTCATCCGCGGCGTGCAGGAGGAGAGCCGCAACGCCGTGGTGGTGATGAACCAGGGCGTCAAGAGCGTGGAGGAGGGCGTGCAGCTGGGCCGCGAGGCGGAAGGGGCCCTGCGGAAGATCAACGACAGCACCCAGAAGTCCACGCAGATGGTGAAGGCCATTGCCCGCGCCACGGTGGAGCAGGCGCGCGGCAGCAAGCAGGTGACGGCGGCCATCCACCGCATCTCCGCCACCGTGTCGATGATCTCCCAGGCCTCCAACGAGCAGGCCCGGGGCGGCGAGCAGATCATGAAGAGCGCGGAGCGGATGAAGACGCTCACCCAGCACGTGCAGCGCTCCAGCCAGGAGCAGGCGCACGGCAGCAAGCAGATCACCCGCTCCATCGAGAGCATCAACGAGATGGTCACCCACCTGAACCGCGCCCAGAAGGAGCAGACCAAGGGCAGCGAGCAGGTGCTCAAGGCCGTGGAGACCATCAAGGGCGTGTCCGAGCACCAGACGCGCTCGGTGCGCCAGCTGGAAGAGGCCATCGACAACCTCACGCGCCAGGCGGAGATCCTGCGCGCGGAGGTCCGCCGCTTCCGCGTCTGA
- a CDS encoding transglycosylase SLT domain-containing protein: MALSPISSRPASSRIPSQDFASRPDAVSGARVQGGGCQKPGSGFASQFQQDGFSAGPAKGAQFKQFMEGLGEVVKELQQLVQMLQPALSGGAASADGVDGAQAPGGVSGADASSSTGGTGGASGAGDSFQADSAQSAGATGDMPKGEVGDWIKQAMEILKAAGVPVDKMNPQDIAKIIEHESSGNPNAINLTDQNAKDGHPSIGLMQTIQPTFDAFKLPGHDNIRNPVDNIIAAVRYAVDRYGSVSNTPGVQAMNSGSGYVGY; the protein is encoded by the coding sequence ATGGCCCTCTCGCCCATCTCCAGCCGCCCCGCTTCCTCCCGCATCCCCTCCCAGGACTTCGCCTCCCGCCCGGATGCCGTGTCCGGCGCCCGCGTGCAGGGTGGCGGCTGCCAGAAGCCCGGGTCGGGCTTCGCGTCCCAGTTCCAGCAGGATGGCTTCAGCGCGGGCCCCGCGAAGGGCGCTCAGTTCAAGCAGTTCATGGAGGGGCTCGGCGAGGTGGTGAAGGAGCTGCAGCAACTCGTCCAGATGCTCCAGCCCGCCCTGAGCGGTGGCGCTGCCTCCGCGGACGGCGTGGACGGAGCCCAGGCCCCGGGGGGCGTGTCCGGCGCGGACGCCTCGTCGAGCACGGGCGGCACGGGCGGCGCGTCCGGCGCGGGTGACTCGTTCCAGGCCGACTCCGCTCAGTCTGCCGGTGCCACGGGCGACATGCCGAAGGGCGAGGTGGGTGACTGGATCAAGCAGGCCATGGAGATCCTCAAGGCCGCGGGCGTCCCGGTGGACAAGATGAACCCCCAGGACATCGCGAAGATCATCGAGCACGAGTCCAGCGGCAACCCGAACGCCATCAACCTCACGGACCAGAACGCGAAGGACGGCCACCCGTCCATCGGCCTGATGCAGACCATCCAGCCCACGTTCGACGCGTTCAAGCTCCCGGGCCACGACAACATCCGCAACCCGGTGGACAACATCATCGCGGCCGTGCGCTACGCGGTGGACCGCTACGGCTCGGTGTCCAACACCCCGGGCGTCCAGGCGATGAACAGCGGCAGCGGCTACGTCGGCTACTGA
- the tatC gene encoding twin-arginine translocase subunit TatC — translation MSLAEHLTELRSRLVKCSLAVLVLGAVSLIFAKPIFGVLMRPVLDALPPDGRSLVYTSGIEEINVLMKVGVYCGIFLTTPVILWQIWGFVAPGLYPEERKYASPFVVLGSVAFIVGSLFCYFLVLPSMFKFLLNEEETLALEQRMDTARMGAEDALRFLRIGEVERAGHVAKETSAALTAAGEGQVKDPQVATAKSVELTARLKGLGDLLDAAADGMGVPARGVLRQAVEKRVEAVTAFGKQDYVASEAAMDQAASLLAGVAPTRAEEMSGLWRLQKELAKGHADAEAARWTRPMLTMNEQLSLVLLLILAFGVIFELPLVMALLGIVGVVQSKWLFRYQRHAFVVCLIAAAVLTPTGDVVNLSLMAGPMLLCYELGVLAVWLIEKRREKAEASTDITPAA, via the coding sequence ATGAGCCTGGCGGAGCACCTCACGGAGCTGCGCTCGCGGCTCGTGAAGTGCTCGCTCGCGGTGCTCGTGCTGGGCGCCGTGTCGCTCATCTTCGCCAAGCCCATCTTCGGCGTGCTGATGCGGCCGGTGCTGGATGCGCTGCCCCCGGACGGGCGCTCGCTCGTCTACACATCCGGCATCGAAGAAATCAACGTGCTGATGAAGGTGGGCGTGTACTGCGGCATCTTCCTCACCACGCCCGTCATCCTCTGGCAGATCTGGGGCTTCGTGGCGCCGGGGCTCTACCCGGAGGAGCGCAAGTACGCGTCGCCCTTCGTGGTGCTGGGCTCCGTCGCGTTCATCGTGGGCTCGCTGTTCTGCTACTTCCTGGTGCTGCCCTCCATGTTCAAGTTCCTCCTCAACGAGGAGGAGACGCTCGCGCTGGAGCAGCGCATGGACACGGCGCGCATGGGCGCCGAGGACGCGCTGCGCTTCCTGCGCATCGGCGAGGTGGAGCGCGCCGGCCACGTGGCGAAGGAGACCAGCGCCGCGCTGACCGCCGCGGGAGAGGGCCAGGTGAAGGATCCGCAGGTGGCGACCGCGAAGAGCGTGGAGCTCACCGCGCGCCTCAAGGGCCTGGGGGACCTGCTGGACGCGGCGGCGGACGGGATGGGAGTCCCCGCGCGCGGCGTGCTGCGCCAGGCGGTGGAGAAGCGCGTGGAGGCGGTGACGGCCTTCGGCAAGCAGGACTACGTCGCGTCGGAGGCCGCCATGGACCAGGCGGCCAGCCTGCTCGCGGGCGTGGCGCCCACGCGCGCCGAGGAGATGTCCGGCCTGTGGCGGCTGCAGAAGGAGCTGGCCAAGGGCCACGCGGATGCCGAGGCCGCGCGCTGGACGCGGCCCATGCTGACGATGAACGAGCAGCTGTCGCTGGTGCTGCTGCTCATCCTCGCCTTCGGCGTCATCTTCGAGTTGCCGCTGGTGATGGCGCTCCTGGGCATCGTCGGGGTGGTGCAGTCGAAGTGGCTCTTCCGCTACCAGCGCCACGCGTTCGTGGTGTGCCTCATCGCGGCGGCGGTGCTGACGCCCACGGGTGACGTGGTGAACCTGTCGCTCATGGCCGGCCCCATGCTGCTCTGCTACGAGCTGGGCGTGCTGGCGGTGTGGCTCATCGAAAAGCGCCGTGAGAAGGCGGAAGCCTCCACGGACATCACCCCGGCGGCGTAG